A single genomic interval of Rosistilla ulvae harbors:
- a CDS encoding metal-sensitive transcriptional regulator — translation MLSDDEKKKLNNRLRRVIGQVEAVGRMIEDDEYCVDILMQLSAATGALNKVGQIVLEQHVKTCVSDAIESGNAQDRAERIEELMKIFRKYSE, via the coding sequence ATGCTCTCCGACGACGAGAAAAAGAAGCTCAACAATCGACTTCGACGTGTCATCGGACAAGTCGAAGCGGTCGGTCGTATGATCGAGGATGACGAGTACTGCGTCGATATCCTGATGCAATTGTCCGCCGCAACGGGGGCACTTAACAAGGTCGGCCAGATCGTACTGGAACAACACGTCAAGACCTGCGTCAGCGACGCAATCGAAAGTGGTAACGCCCAAGACCGCGCCGAAAGGATCGAAGAGCTAATGAAAATCTTCCGGAAGTACTCCGAGTGA
- a CDS encoding sodium:solute symporter family protein, with protein MILTAIDYAIIGAYFAITIGIGFWFRNRASKDIAEYFVSGRSLPWWIAGTSMVATTFAADTPLAVTGLTIQHGLAGNWVWWSFALGGMITVFVYAKLWRRSGVMTDVELVELRYSGKSAALLRGSRAIYVALIVNPIIIGWVTSAMFMVLDETVLFELPASTLEQTVFGDNALSVRPWLIIAGTLMMVGVYGTLSGMWGVAVADALQFCLAMFGCIALAWLAIAHFGGASQLEAKVIENFGEGGTAAFDLIPDFTGANAWLPLHVFLLLLLVQWWATWYPGAEPGGGGFIVQRMAACKDERHSLLATLWFQIAHYCVRPWPWLVVALAALAMYPELRQSELADPAFNSGVGFPRVMRDLSPPGLRGLLTVTFFAAFMSTLSTQMNWGASYLVRDVYQRFMRPDATEKQLNRASRYASLIVLMAGGVASVLMFGQSVDAAWRLLLALGAGTGAVFMLRWFWWRINAWSEIVSMFGSLLFFLTVEPIALASGLVSADGGGPILGPEVKMFSVAVMTIALWVIVTWLTPPVDDATLDRFFQMVRPGGPFWKPVAERNPNVKVDTDIGLSILTALSATGIVYAVLPGIGNLIFGHYQAAALCGGIAAILTAIVAVLVKRLTRVDSHS; from the coding sequence ATGATCCTAACCGCTATCGACTATGCGATCATCGGTGCCTACTTCGCCATCACGATTGGGATCGGATTCTGGTTCCGCAATCGAGCCAGCAAGGACATTGCGGAGTATTTTGTCTCTGGACGGTCGTTGCCATGGTGGATTGCCGGGACGTCGATGGTCGCGACAACGTTTGCCGCAGATACGCCGTTGGCCGTAACTGGGCTTACGATTCAGCACGGTCTGGCCGGGAATTGGGTTTGGTGGTCGTTTGCGCTCGGTGGCATGATCACTGTTTTCGTTTATGCCAAGCTGTGGCGAAGGTCGGGCGTGATGACCGACGTCGAGCTCGTAGAGCTACGCTACTCGGGCAAATCGGCGGCCCTGCTGCGTGGTTCCCGGGCGATCTACGTCGCCCTGATCGTCAATCCGATCATCATCGGTTGGGTGACGTCGGCGATGTTCATGGTGTTGGACGAAACTGTCTTGTTCGAACTGCCCGCGTCGACGCTCGAACAAACGGTATTCGGCGATAACGCGCTGTCGGTTCGGCCTTGGTTGATCATCGCTGGAACGCTGATGATGGTGGGCGTCTATGGGACGCTTTCGGGGATGTGGGGCGTTGCCGTCGCTGATGCGCTGCAATTCTGTCTCGCGATGTTCGGCTGTATTGCCTTGGCATGGCTGGCGATCGCGCACTTCGGTGGCGCTTCGCAATTGGAAGCCAAAGTGATCGAGAACTTTGGCGAGGGCGGCACGGCAGCGTTTGATTTGATCCCCGATTTTACAGGTGCCAACGCGTGGCTGCCGCTGCATGTATTTTTGTTGCTGCTGTTGGTGCAATGGTGGGCGACATGGTATCCAGGCGCTGAACCCGGCGGTGGCGGATTTATCGTTCAGCGGATGGCGGCTTGCAAAGATGAACGTCATTCGCTGCTCGCGACGCTGTGGTTTCAGATCGCCCACTACTGTGTTCGTCCCTGGCCATGGTTAGTCGTAGCGCTGGCTGCGCTTGCGATGTACCCGGAACTGCGTCAAAGCGAACTTGCCGATCCCGCTTTTAACTCTGGCGTCGGTTTTCCGAGAGTGATGCGCGACCTCAGTCCTCCGGGACTTCGCGGCCTGTTGACTGTCACGTTCTTCGCCGCGTTCATGTCGACGCTCAGCACCCAAATGAACTGGGGCGCATCGTATTTAGTTCGCGATGTCTACCAGCGGTTTATGCGTCCCGACGCAACGGAAAAACAATTAAACCGAGCGTCGCGTTATGCGTCGCTGATCGTGTTGATGGCCGGTGGCGTCGCGTCGGTGCTGATGTTTGGCCAATCGGTCGACGCTGCTTGGCGGTTGTTATTGGCGCTGGGCGCTGGCACAGGAGCCGTTTTTATGCTGCGTTGGTTTTGGTGGCGGATCAACGCTTGGAGCGAGATCGTTTCGATGTTCGGATCGCTTCTGTTTTTCTTGACAGTCGAACCGATCGCGCTTGCCAGCGGACTGGTGTCCGCCGATGGCGGCGGCCCCATCTTAGGGCCGGAGGTCAAGATGTTTTCTGTTGCCGTGATGACGATCGCGCTGTGGGTGATCGTCACTTGGTTAACGCCCCCCGTCGATGACGCGACGCTCGATAGGTTCTTTCAAATGGTCAGGCCGGGCGGACCGTTTTGGAAGCCGGTCGCCGAACGCAATCCCAACGTCAAGGTCGATACCGACATTGGCCTTTCGATCCTAACCGCCCTCTCCGCAACGGGGATCGTTTACGCGGTGCTGCCGGGAATTGGGAACCTGATCTTTGGGCACTACCAAGCCGCGGCGCTGTGCGGCGGGATCGCCGCCATTTTGACAGCGATCGTTGCCGTTTTGGTGAAGCGATTGACACGAGTCGATTCTCATTCGTAG
- a CDS encoding AI-2E family transporter → MIPKDPTTDTRVQTVCLMALAVVAVTFSIYWLRPVLVPLVVALIVVSGVSPILTTLERRLGVNRLIAAGLTFVSGVGLMIAFGVSVWMSMVDLNANSEMYRIRVQEIVDWAELRVEEIGSRIENEVASFLPAKELSVDVTESPGTVKANEPPARDASEFVDAFIRDGISIISQAFINLVSTCVIVMIYVFFLLIGTPAVGDDWPMVREIDQQIRSYLGLKTIISVFTGLAFGIALRMFGVPMAFTFGVLAFLLNFVPNIGPLVASLLPIPLILLNPEGSIGWMASAIVVTCGIQVISGNLIEPKIMGNSSDLHPVTVLVALMFWGMMWGVIGMFLATPITAAMKILLQRIDSTRPLADLMAGRFAASGDAEDRKLVA, encoded by the coding sequence ATGATTCCCAAGGACCCAACGACAGACACTCGCGTACAAACCGTTTGCCTGATGGCATTGGCTGTCGTTGCAGTCACTTTCTCGATCTATTGGCTGCGCCCGGTGTTGGTGCCGCTGGTGGTTGCGCTCATTGTTGTCAGCGGCGTAAGCCCCATATTGACGACGCTGGAGAGACGCTTGGGCGTGAACCGGCTGATCGCCGCGGGGCTCACATTTGTCTCCGGCGTGGGGCTGATGATTGCGTTTGGCGTCTCCGTTTGGATGTCGATGGTCGATCTGAATGCCAATTCGGAAATGTATCGGATTCGCGTTCAAGAAATTGTCGACTGGGCCGAACTCCGCGTCGAAGAGATCGGCAGTCGCATCGAAAATGAAGTTGCTTCGTTTTTGCCTGCAAAGGAATTGTCAGTCGACGTAACCGAGTCGCCTGGAACCGTCAAAGCAAACGAGCCCCCTGCGCGAGACGCAAGCGAGTTTGTCGACGCATTTATCCGCGACGGGATCTCGATCATCTCCCAAGCCTTTATCAATCTTGTGTCGACGTGTGTCATCGTGATGATTTACGTCTTCTTTTTGTTGATCGGCACCCCGGCGGTCGGCGACGATTGGCCGATGGTGCGCGAGATCGATCAACAAATCCGTTCCTATCTGGGACTCAAGACGATCATTTCCGTCTTCACAGGATTGGCTTTTGGCATCGCGCTGCGGATGTTCGGCGTCCCCATGGCATTCACGTTTGGCGTGTTGGCGTTCCTGTTAAATTTCGTGCCAAACATTGGGCCGCTCGTTGCAAGCTTGCTTCCGATTCCACTGATCCTGCTCAATCCCGAAGGGAGCATCGGTTGGATGGCGTCAGCGATCGTTGTCACTTGTGGTATTCAGGTTATCAGTGGCAATTTGATCGAGCCGAAGATCATGGGGAATTCGTCGGACCTTCACCCTGTCACGGTGCTGGTTGCACTTATGTTTTGGGGAATGATGTGGGGAGTGATTGGGATGTTTCTCGCAACTCCCATTACTGCGGCCATGAAAATATTGCTGCAACGGATCGATTCAACCAGGCCGCTTGCGGATTTGATGGCTGGACGATTTGCAGCCTCCGGGGATGCAGAAGATCGCAAGTTGGTCGCGTGA
- a CDS encoding methyltransferase domain-containing protein, whose translation MFQLRCTVRDCQQLLKPCEQGLVCCAGHHFDQAKQGYWNLLQPQDKKSKNPGDSLDAVLARHRWLQRGHALSLIETLRPWLAANRTETNLRTLDLGCGEGSFGPALFGDDADSYCGIDLSKRAIKLAARGWPAATWVLANADRELPAADQSVQRVISLFGRRPVSEIYRVLAPGGICVVAVPGEDDLIELREKVQQAGHRRSRWELIAEEMTDVGLEVVDRKHWNNNVKLEPDAIADALAMTYRAVRHSQKSRLDEVQAMDVTLAADLLLLRRN comes from the coding sequence ATGTTTCAACTGCGCTGCACCGTCCGAGATTGCCAACAATTGCTTAAGCCATGTGAGCAAGGCCTGGTGTGCTGCGCTGGCCATCATTTTGATCAAGCCAAACAGGGCTATTGGAATCTCCTGCAACCTCAGGATAAGAAGTCGAAGAATCCTGGGGATTCGTTAGATGCTGTTTTGGCCAGGCACCGTTGGCTTCAACGTGGACACGCACTATCGCTGATCGAAACCCTGCGTCCGTGGCTCGCGGCGAACCGCACCGAGACAAATCTGAGAACGCTTGATCTCGGGTGTGGTGAAGGATCGTTTGGTCCTGCGTTGTTTGGCGACGACGCCGATTCGTACTGCGGTATCGACCTTTCCAAACGGGCTATCAAGTTGGCTGCACGCGGATGGCCTGCGGCGACTTGGGTGTTGGCGAACGCGGATCGCGAGCTGCCGGCGGCCGATCAAAGTGTTCAACGCGTGATCTCACTTTTCGGTCGGCGTCCGGTTTCAGAGATCTACCGCGTTCTTGCGCCCGGAGGGATCTGTGTGGTCGCCGTGCCGGGCGAAGATGATCTGATCGAACTTCGCGAGAAGGTCCAGCAAGCTGGCCATCGCCGCAGTCGTTGGGAATTGATTGCCGAGGAGATGACGGATGTCGGTCTTGAAGTCGTTGATCGGAAGCATTGGAACAACAACGTCAAACTGGAGCCGGACGCGATCGCCGACGCGTTGGCAATGACGTACCGTGCGGTGCGACATTCCCAGAAGTCTCGCTTAGATGAAGTTCAGGCGATGGACGTCACTCTGGCGGCAGATCTGCTCCTGTTGCGGCGAAATTAG
- the hrpB gene encoding ATP-dependent helicase HrpB produces the protein MSATEFQTITDPEIERLPIADCVDAILAALARGRSVVLKAPPGAGKTTGVPLALLDSDASELSAGQPGKILLVQPRRLAARSAAARLATLRQSKLGNEVGYHVRFDRQVGNETRLIAMTTGMLLRRLQDDPLLEDVGCVILDEFHERSLDGDLALGMLCRIRHALRDDLRLVIMSATLQPAPIVEFLGDAEGIESRGRSFDVAISHASDLSTDRIENQVVAALPEMLRCTAGHILVFLPGVGEIRRTQNAIEAAGLAGDCQVMQLYGDLRPDQQDRVIAASGQRKVILSTNVAETSVTIPGVTGVIDSGLARVLRYDDRVGLPRLQIENISQASATQRAGRAGRTEPGVCRRLWPETLQRTRPPADSPEILRADFSGAALTLAAWGERDATDFPWLTPPRSDSVDRAYRLLELLGAVDADRVVTSMGKQMAAQPLSPRLARFLVEAEQLGIADDAALAAALLTERSPFDRDSLPTGADVGSCDVALRVQMLKDLRDGNADVRVPPGAVKTIWKVADRLVQRGPKSSPRQQRPSGVTIAADLLARALLAAFPDRVARRRSPGSAQGVMVGGRGVRLHRGSVACHVATAQADRAELFLCLDVDASGTEAQVRMATQIDARWLDDDQVRRVDQPRFDPQSQAVQMRRCLYFSDLLLSEAPIACTPSPESAQLLYDEAARDHARVFPPDKPEVAGLIHRVAFLNNHAPDLGLPPLDDDRINQVLRELCQSRTSFAQLRSAPWLDHLLGSFDYQQQQTIERQAPVRMQVPSGNWQRIEYSPDKPPVMRVKLQELFGWTDTPRIAGGRVPLQLHLLGPNQRPQQITDDLANFWRTTYAVVRKELRRRYPKHHWPEDPLSAQATRNGMQHRRLEKK, from the coding sequence TTGAGTGCAACGGAGTTTCAAACCATTACCGACCCGGAAATAGAACGATTGCCGATCGCCGATTGCGTTGATGCAATCCTTGCGGCGTTGGCTCGCGGCCGGTCGGTGGTGCTTAAAGCGCCGCCGGGAGCGGGCAAGACGACCGGCGTGCCGTTGGCTCTGTTGGATTCTGACGCTTCCGAGTTGTCGGCCGGTCAGCCAGGTAAAATCCTGTTGGTCCAACCGCGTCGCTTGGCCGCACGCAGCGCCGCCGCTCGGCTGGCAACGCTGCGGCAGTCGAAACTTGGCAACGAAGTCGGCTATCACGTCCGCTTCGATCGCCAAGTCGGCAACGAGACGCGTTTGATCGCGATGACAACTGGCATGTTGCTGCGTCGGCTGCAGGACGATCCGCTTTTGGAGGACGTCGGTTGCGTTATCCTCGACGAATTCCACGAGCGCTCGCTCGACGGTGATCTCGCCCTGGGGATGCTGTGCCGCATCCGCCACGCGCTGCGCGACGACCTGCGACTGGTGATCATGTCGGCGACGCTCCAACCGGCGCCGATTGTCGAGTTCCTGGGGGATGCCGAGGGGATCGAGAGTCGAGGGCGATCGTTCGACGTCGCGATCTCGCATGCGAGCGATCTGTCGACCGATCGGATTGAAAACCAGGTGGTGGCCGCGTTGCCCGAGATGTTGCGTTGCACGGCCGGACATATCTTGGTCTTCCTGCCCGGCGTCGGGGAGATCCGTCGCACCCAGAACGCGATCGAAGCAGCCGGTTTGGCCGGCGATTGCCAGGTGATGCAACTTTACGGCGACCTGCGGCCCGACCAGCAAGACCGTGTGATCGCCGCCAGCGGCCAACGTAAAGTAATCTTGTCGACCAACGTCGCCGAAACCTCGGTCACCATCCCAGGCGTGACCGGAGTGATCGACAGCGGGTTGGCTCGCGTGTTGCGTTACGACGACCGCGTCGGGCTGCCCCGGCTGCAGATCGAAAACATCTCGCAGGCTTCGGCGACGCAGCGGGCCGGGCGCGCCGGGCGTACCGAGCCGGGTGTCTGCCGGCGATTGTGGCCCGAGACGCTGCAGCGGACGCGGCCTCCAGCCGACTCGCCGGAAATCTTGCGAGCGGACTTTTCCGGCGCTGCGTTAACGCTGGCCGCCTGGGGCGAACGCGACGCGACCGATTTTCCCTGGCTTACGCCGCCTCGCTCGGATTCGGTCGACCGGGCGTACCGGTTGTTGGAGTTGCTAGGCGCGGTGGATGCCGATCGCGTGGTAACGTCGATGGGCAAACAGATGGCGGCCCAACCGCTGTCGCCGCGACTTGCCCGGTTTCTCGTCGAAGCCGAACAGCTGGGGATCGCCGACGATGCGGCTCTGGCTGCCGCTTTGTTGACCGAGCGCAGCCCGTTTGATCGCGATTCATTGCCAACGGGAGCGGATGTCGGCAGCTGTGACGTTGCTCTCCGCGTGCAGATGCTCAAGGACCTGCGGGACGGCAACGCCGACGTTCGGGTGCCTCCGGGAGCGGTGAAGACGATCTGGAAGGTCGCCGATCGCTTGGTGCAGCGAGGGCCGAAGTCGTCGCCGCGCCAGCAGCGGCCGAGTGGCGTGACAATCGCCGCCGATTTGCTGGCCCGTGCCTTGCTCGCCGCATTTCCCGATCGCGTCGCCCGACGCAGATCTCCCGGCAGCGCGCAGGGCGTGATGGTCGGTGGCCGCGGGGTTCGGTTGCACCGTGGATCGGTCGCCTGTCACGTGGCGACAGCGCAGGCGGATCGCGCGGAATTGTTTCTGTGCCTGGACGTCGATGCATCGGGCACGGAGGCTCAAGTTCGCATGGCGACGCAGATCGATGCTCGCTGGTTGGACGACGACCAGGTGCGGCGGGTCGATCAGCCCCGTTTTGATCCGCAATCGCAAGCCGTGCAGATGCGGCGCTGCCTCTATTTTTCGGATCTGCTGCTGTCGGAGGCGCCGATCGCTTGCACGCCTTCGCCCGAGTCCGCGCAGTTGCTGTACGACGAAGCCGCTCGCGATCATGCCCGCGTCTTTCCACCCGACAAGCCTGAGGTCGCTGGGTTGATCCACCGCGTTGCATTCCTCAACAACCACGCCCCCGACCTGGGATTGCCGCCGCTGGACGACGACCGCATCAACCAGGTGCTGCGCGAGCTTTGCCAATCTCGCACCTCATTTGCACAATTGCGTTCCGCCCCTTGGTTGGACCATTTGCTGGGCAGCTTCGATTACCAGCAGCAGCAAACGATCGAGCGTCAGGCGCCGGTGCGGATGCAGGTGCCCAGCGGCAATTGGCAGAGGATCGAATACTCGCCGGACAAGCCGCCGGTGATGCGGGTCAAACTGCAAGAGCTGTTTGGATGGACCGATACGCCACGGATCGCTGGCGGCCGCGTTCCATTGCAATTGCATTTACTGGGACCCAACCAACGGCCCCAGCAGATCACCGACGACCTCGCCAACTTTTGGAGAACGACCTACGCGGTGGTTCGCAAAGAGCTGCGCCGGCGATACCCCAAGCACCATTGGCCCGAGGATCCGTTGTCGGCCCAAGCGACCCGCAACGGCATGCAACATCGCAGGCTCGAAAAGAAATAG
- a CDS encoding DUF3179 domain-containing protein: MRIQSGLIRSLLLFIPFAIAGAWSLQRHIDSDQLTVQPVQLRAQGGIGFNLRQATIPVQEIRSGGPPKDGIPSLSNPRMVSAAEATYLRANDRVIGVVLGRETRAYPLAILNYHEIINDRIGELPIAVTYCPLCDSAVVFDRRTSLGELEFGVSGLLYNSNVLMYDRSDTESLWSQLKGEGVSGPGARMKLTVLPMELTTWAAWKNRNPKTTVLSPETGHRRNYQASPYTRYFNQPNLMFPVKPISNSLRLKESVLGVWDDANAIAIPISAFGGKSVQIEKSLGSRKFTVAFDVEDQTIRVIKADVGIQWMNTFWFAWYAFHPETEIAGR, from the coding sequence ATGAGGATTCAGTCCGGACTTATCCGCAGCTTGCTGCTTTTCATTCCGTTTGCGATTGCAGGGGCATGGTCGTTGCAACGTCACATTGATAGTGACCAGCTGACTGTCCAGCCGGTTCAGCTTCGAGCGCAAGGGGGGATTGGGTTTAACTTGAGGCAAGCGACCATTCCGGTCCAAGAGATCCGCTCCGGTGGCCCTCCCAAAGACGGTATTCCTTCTCTCTCCAATCCGCGAATGGTGTCGGCTGCGGAAGCGACTTACTTGCGAGCCAACGATCGTGTGATTGGCGTTGTGTTGGGTCGAGAAACGCGTGCCTATCCGCTCGCAATTTTGAACTATCACGAGATCATCAACGATCGCATCGGCGAACTACCGATCGCTGTGACCTATTGTCCGCTTTGTGACTCCGCAGTCGTTTTTGATCGTCGGACGTCGCTCGGAGAACTGGAATTTGGCGTCTCGGGATTGCTCTACAACAGCAACGTATTGATGTACGACCGGTCCGATACAGAGAGCCTCTGGTCGCAGTTGAAAGGCGAGGGCGTTTCGGGTCCCGGTGCGAGGATGAAGTTGACCGTTTTGCCGATGGAACTGACCACATGGGCTGCCTGGAAGAATCGCAATCCAAAGACAACGGTACTCTCACCCGAAACCGGTCACAGGCGAAACTATCAAGCCAGTCCGTACACACGCTATTTCAATCAGCCCAACCTGATGTTCCCGGTAAAGCCGATCAGCAACTCGTTGCGCCTAAAAGAAAGTGTGCTGGGAGTTTGGGACGACGCCAACGCAATTGCGATTCCCATTTCTGCGTTTGGAGGGAAGTCGGTGCAAATCGAAAAGTCGCTCGGCAGTAGGAAATTCACAGTTGCCTTCGATGTCGAGGATCAAACGATCCGAGTCATTAAGGCGGATGTCGGGATTCAATGGATGAATACGTTTTGGTTCGCATGGTATGCGTTCCACCCTGAAACGGAGATCGCGGGTCGCTAA
- a CDS encoding aldehyde dehydrogenase family protein: protein MLTNSYPYYLANEPVAANQDLVVTDKYTGEAATKVALADSAAIDRAIAASVQAAEPMRRMPPYERQNVLNHCVARFTERSEELAMSLCIEAGKPIKDSRGEVSRLIDTFRIAAEESVRIGGEVMNLEISPRARGYRGMYKRVPIGPCSFISPFNFPLNLAAHKVAPAIAAGCPFVLKPASRTPIGALIIGEVLAETDLPKGAFSILPCRRDGADLFTMDDRLKLLSFTGSPAVGWDLKARAGKKKVVLELGGNAACIVDADSDLNDVTQRLVFGAFYQSGQSCIGVQRILAHDSIYNELRDRLVAATITLIAGDPKEESTFIGPMISEQEAARLESWITTAVQAGGKLLCGGKRDGVMLHATLLEDVPQDQAVCTQEAFGPVAVMSRFNNFQDALNEVNDSVFGLQAGIFTRDIYKIQQAWDELDVGGVVIGDVPSWRVDNMPYGGVKDSGLGREGVRFAMEDMMELRNLVIRTPGNTI, encoded by the coding sequence ATGCTAACGAACTCATACCCCTACTATCTTGCGAATGAACCCGTCGCTGCGAATCAGGACCTGGTCGTAACGGACAAGTACACAGGTGAAGCTGCAACGAAAGTTGCATTGGCCGACTCCGCGGCGATTGATCGTGCGATTGCCGCCTCGGTTCAAGCCGCCGAGCCGATGCGCCGCATGCCCCCTTACGAACGACAAAACGTATTGAACCATTGTGTGGCCCGATTCACCGAGCGATCCGAAGAACTGGCGATGTCGCTGTGCATCGAAGCGGGCAAGCCGATCAAAGATAGTCGTGGCGAAGTGTCTCGCCTGATCGATACATTTCGCATTGCGGCGGAAGAGTCGGTGCGGATTGGCGGCGAAGTTATGAACCTAGAAATCTCACCGCGTGCACGCGGCTATCGCGGGATGTACAAGCGAGTGCCGATCGGCCCGTGTTCGTTTATCTCGCCGTTCAACTTCCCGTTGAACCTTGCCGCTCATAAAGTCGCCCCCGCGATCGCTGCCGGTTGCCCGTTTGTCTTGAAGCCGGCCAGCCGCACGCCGATCGGAGCGTTAATCATTGGCGAGGTGCTCGCGGAAACCGACTTGCCCAAGGGCGCGTTCTCGATCCTTCCTTGCCGCCGCGACGGGGCTGACTTGTTCACAATGGACGATCGCTTGAAGTTGCTTAGCTTCACTGGTTCGCCGGCCGTCGGCTGGGATTTGAAGGCTCGTGCTGGAAAGAAAAAGGTTGTGCTGGAACTGGGCGGCAACGCGGCCTGTATCGTGGACGCCGATTCCGATTTGAACGACGTGACGCAGCGGCTTGTCTTCGGCGCGTTCTATCAATCGGGGCAGAGTTGCATCGGCGTGCAACGCATCCTGGCCCACGACAGCATCTACAACGAACTGCGCGACCGGCTCGTCGCGGCGACCATCACGTTAATAGCTGGCGATCCGAAGGAAGAGTCAACGTTCATCGGCCCCATGATTTCCGAGCAGGAAGCCGCTCGGCTCGAATCGTGGATCACGACTGCCGTGCAGGCCGGTGGAAAACTTCTCTGCGGCGGAAAACGAGACGGCGTGATGCTCCACGCGACGTTGCTTGAAGACGTGCCCCAAGACCAAGCCGTTTGCACGCAAGAGGCATTCGGTCCAGTCGCTGTGATGAGCCGATTCAACAACTTTCAGGATGCATTGAATGAAGTCAACGACAGCGTGTTCGGATTGCAAGCGGGCATTTTCACACGCGACATCTACAAGATCCAACAGGCTTGGGACGAGTTGGACGTCGGCGGTGTGGTGATCGGTGACGTGCCGAGTTGGCGCGTGGACAACATGCCTTACGGCGGTGTCAAAGACAGCGGTCTTGGACGAGAAGGAGTTCGATTCGCGATGGAAGACATGATGGAACTTCGTAATCTTGTGATCCGCACTCCCGGCAACACCATCTGA
- a CDS encoding acetolactate synthase large subunit: MKASDLFVKALENEGVEFVFGIPGEENLDFLDSLSRSNIRLILTRHEQAAGFMAATYGRLTGKSGVCLSTLGPGATNLVTAAAYAQLGGMPMLMITGQKPVKTSKQGQFQIIDIVDMMRPLTKYTRQLVSGANIPSRVREAMRLAQEEKPGAVHLELPEDIAAEQVDEQPIPASLVRRPVAEDKSIHAAVEMIRAAESPLLLVGAGANRKRTCNMLRKWVAKLGIPFATTQMGKGVIDERDPLFLGNTALSSNDFVHRAFEAADLIINVGHDVVEKPPFFMHAGGVKVIHVNFSSASVDPVYFPQVEVVGDIANSIWRLMEQLEPQPHWDFSRFMTVRTAGETSVAQGSDDDRFPIYPQRLVADVRQAIQKRGIIALDNGIYKIWFARNYKATAPNTVLLDNALATMGAGLPSAMAAKLVHPDRQVMAICGDGGFMMNSQELETAVRLKLDLVVLVLRDDAYGMIKWKQTNMGLKNFGLDYGNPDFVKYAEAYGANGHRVASSEALLPLLSRCLNSPGVHLVEVPIDYSENDRILNHEIRELSSKI; encoded by the coding sequence ATGAAAGCGTCTGATCTATTTGTCAAAGCCCTGGAGAACGAAGGCGTCGAATTTGTCTTCGGCATTCCAGGCGAAGAGAACCTCGATTTCCTCGATTCACTGTCGCGGTCGAATATCCGGCTGATCCTCACCCGACACGAGCAAGCTGCCGGTTTCATGGCAGCAACGTATGGACGCCTGACGGGCAAATCGGGCGTTTGTCTTTCCACGCTCGGGCCGGGGGCAACAAACCTAGTAACGGCCGCCGCATACGCTCAGCTAGGCGGCATGCCGATGCTAATGATCACGGGGCAAAAGCCGGTCAAGACGAGTAAGCAAGGTCAGTTCCAGATCATTGACATCGTCGACATGATGCGTCCGTTGACGAAATACACGAGGCAACTTGTCAGCGGAGCCAACATCCCATCGCGAGTCCGCGAAGCGATGCGTCTGGCACAAGAAGAAAAACCTGGCGCTGTGCATCTCGAATTGCCGGAAGACATCGCCGCCGAGCAGGTCGACGAGCAACCGATCCCCGCCAGTCTCGTTCGGCGGCCGGTCGCTGAAGACAAATCCATCCACGCGGCTGTAGAGATGATCCGTGCTGCCGAGTCGCCCCTGTTGTTAGTGGGGGCCGGAGCCAACCGCAAACGGACATGCAACATGCTGCGGAAGTGGGTTGCCAAGTTGGGTATTCCCTTCGCGACGACTCAGATGGGCAAAGGCGTCATTGACGAGCGAGACCCGTTGTTTCTCGGCAACACAGCCCTTTCGTCGAATGACTTCGTCCACCGCGCGTTCGAGGCGGCCGACCTGATCATCAACGTCGGCCATGACGTGGTCGAGAAGCCGCCGTTCTTCATGCACGCCGGAGGCGTCAAGGTCATCCATGTCAACTTCTCGTCGGCCTCTGTCGATCCGGTCTACTTTCCGCAAGTCGAGGTCGTCGGCGATATCGCGAATAGCATCTGGCGGTTGATGGAGCAGCTAGAGCCGCAGCCGCACTGGGATTTCTCTCGCTTCATGACCGTTCGCACAGCCGGTGAGACCAGCGTTGCCCAAGGTTCCGACGATGATCGTTTTCCGATCTATCCGCAACGGCTAGTTGCCGACGTCCGGCAAGCAATACAAAAACGCGGAATCATCGCACTCGATAACGGTATCTATAAGATTTGGTTCGCACGAAACTACAAGGCAACCGCGCCCAACACGGTGTTGCTCGACAACGCCCTGGCAACGATGGGAGCCGGGCTGCCGTCAGCGATGGCGGCCAAACTGGTTCATCCGGATCGGCAAGTGATGGCGATCTGCGGCGACGGTGGCTTCATGATGAATTCACAAGAACTGGAAACGGCGGTGCGGTTGAAGCTCGATCTCGTCGTCCTTGTTCTCCGCGATGATGCCTACGGGATGATCAAATGGAAGCAGACGAACATGGGGTTGAAAAATTTTGGCCTGGACTACGGCAACCCTGACTTCGTGAAGTACGCCGAAGCCTATGGTGCAAACGGGCATCGCGTCGCGTCGAGTGAAGCACTACTGCCGTTGCTGTCCCGCTGCCTGAATTCGCCCGGCGTCCACCTGGTCGAAGTCCCCATCGATTACTCCGAAAACGATCGCATTTTGAATCACGAGATTCGAGAACTCAGTAGCAAGATTTGA